Proteins from one Pithys albifrons albifrons isolate INPA30051 chromosome 2, PitAlb_v1, whole genome shotgun sequence genomic window:
- the KBTBD11 gene encoding kelch repeat and BTB domain-containing protein 11: protein MEGSAAQEDEESGAANGAPPAPPPTPAAPCGFSSSLCFSAAAAEPQPPAAGGRVVQSQWEINNAACQPEEEDEEVLGPRDRPAEEPDLVIEVSGRRIRAHKSVLAAKSDYFRARASRDVLRVKGVSYGALRLLIDYVYTARMGDVRHDNLAEVVSGARVLQMPCALHCAAEAMRAQLCLGNCYQLLCLAKKQRLAELREAAYRFMSDHYLEVLREPSVYGRLSGTERDLILQRRMEAGRPCLLVAEVSDAFERPGGGSRPQSRESSRPQSPSSVVSLEESGSLIHCYQEDSGEWRVLTRLPEEANAKGCAMCVLHNYLFLAGGIVTGPVGSEPRARLSDKVFCYNPLTDTWSQVRPLAQPRSQLKLLALDGYLYAVGGECLFTVERYDPRADRWSPVAPLPKGAFAVAHEATTCNGEIYVSGGSLFYRLLKYDPKRDEWQECPYNSSRRRSADMVAFKSFIYRFDVSSGRGGEQGPGGGTAGGVEVFRYNTVAKCWSQCASLRPSSGPIQPFRCAPLGNTIYCVNRTGTLRFSLAQDGEVEADGGLKGTFDGELLKAPLDVKGVLLPFVLTLPERLDKAGDQEGSLPL from the coding sequence ATGGAGGGCAGCGCTGCGCAGGAGGACGAGGAGAGCGGGGCCGCCAACGGcgcccccccggccccgccgcccacCCCGGCCGCCCCCTGCGGCTTCAGCTCCTCCCTCTGCTTCAGCGCCGCCGCTGCCGAGCCGCAGCCGCCCGCCGCTGGCGGCAGGGTGGTGCAGAGCCAGTGGGAAATCAACAACGCCGCCTGCCAGccggaggaggaggatgaggaggtgTTGGGGCCGCGGGACCGGCCGGCGGAGGAGCCCGACCTTGTGATCGAAGTGTCCGGGCGTCGCATTCGGGCGCACAAGTCGGTGCTGGCGGCCAAGAGCGACTACTTTCGTGCCCGCGCTTCGCGGGACGTCCTGCGGGTGAAGGGCGTGAGCTACGGGGCGCTGCGGCTGCTCATCGACTACGTGTACACGGCGCGCATGGGAGACGTGCGGCACGACAACCTGGCCGAGGTGGTGAGCGGCGCCCGCGTCCTGCAGATGCCGTGTGCCCTGCACTGTGCCGCCGAGGCCATGCGCGCACAGCTCTGCCTCGGCAACTGCtaccagctcctctgcctggcCAAGAAGCAGCGGCTGGCGGAGCTGCGGGAGGCTGCCTATCGCTTCATGAGCGACCATTACCTGGAGGTGCTGCGAGAGCCCAGCGTTTATGGCCGGCTCAGTGGCACTGAGCGGGACCTCATCCTGCAGCGGCGCATGGAGGCCGGCCGGCCCTGCCTGCTCGTGGCCGAGGTCAGCGACGCCTTCGAGCGGCCGGGAGGAGGCAGCCGGCCACAGAGCCGCGAGAGCAGCCGGCCGCAGAGCCCCTCCTCCGTGGTGTCCCTGGAGGAGAGTGGCTCCCTCATCCACTGCTACCAGGAGGACAGCGGCGAGTGGAGGGTGTTGACACGCCTGCCCGAGGAAGCCAATGCTAAGGGCTGTGCCATGTGTGTCCTGCACAACTACCTCTTCCTAGCGGGGGGCATCGTGACAGGGCCGGTGGGCAGCGAGCCCAGGGCCCGCCTTTCTGACAAGGTCTTCTGCTACAACCCGCTCACCGACACCTGGAGCCAGGTGCGGCCGCTGGCTCAGCCCCGGTCGCAGCTCAAGCTGCTGGCCCTGGATGGTTACCTGTACGCTGTGGGGGGCGAGTGCCTCTTCACTGTGGAGAGGTATGACCCTCGGGCTGACCGCTGGAGCCCTGTGGCACCTCTGCCCAAGGGTGCCTTCGCTGTGGCTCATGAGGCCACCACTTGCAACGGAGAGATCTATGTGTCAGGAGGCTCCCTCTTCTACCGCCTGCTCAAGTATGACCCCAAGCGTGATGAGTGGCAGGAATGCCCTTACAACAGCAGCCGCCGGCGCTCTGCTGACATGGTGGCCTTCAAGAGCTTCATCTACCGCTTTGACGTGAGCAGCGGCCGTGGTGGGGAGCAGGGCCCAGGCGGCGGGACTGCTGGTGGTGTTGAAGTTTTCCGGTACAACACAGTGGCCAAGTGCTGGAGCCAGTGTGCCAGCCTGCGGCCCAGCAGCGGCCCCATCCAGCCCTTCCGCTGTGCCCCCTTGGGCAACACCATCTACTGTGTCAACCGGACCGGCACCCTTCGCTTCAGCCTAGCCCAGGACGGCGAGGTGGAAGCGGATGGTGGACTCAAGGGCACCTTTGACGGGGAGCTTCTTAAAGCTCCCTTGGACGTCAAGGGTGTCCTCCTACCCTTTGTGCTTACTCTGCCTGAGAGGCTGGACAAAGCAGGAGACCAGGAGGGCTCTCTCCCACTGTGA